In Nocardioides sp. JQ2195, a genomic segment contains:
- a CDS encoding 3-oxoacyl-ACP reductase: protein MSDRYQAFTKSPIGKLLVKNLGLPNPVALDRWTEGAPLVDGTVVVGGEGRLDLTTALDGLGISSTTEAAEGQKYKGLVFDATGLTSSSDLIALQEFFTPLLRSLESCARVVVLGTAPELLEGGERVAQRALEGFTRSLGKEIGKGSTVQLVYVAPGAERAIDSTLAFLLSPKSAYVSGQVVRIGTQGEKKAVELKDWERPLAGKIAIVTGASRGIGEQIARVLHRDGATVLGIDVPQAASELQSVMKELNGDSLTLDITHADAPQRIAHHVKENHGGVDIVVHNAGITRDKKLANMGEDRWSSVIAVNLTAPELITRELLAQGAINKNGRIIGVASIAGIAGNVGQTNYAASKAGVIGFVDSLAGELEDGITINAVAPGFIVTAMTAAVPFATREVGQRLNAMSQGGLPVDVAETIAWYANPASTAVNGNVVRVCGQMMLGA from the coding sequence ATGAGCGACCGTTACCAAGCCTTCACCAAGTCCCCCATCGGCAAGCTGTTGGTCAAGAACCTCGGACTGCCGAACCCGGTCGCCCTCGACCGCTGGACCGAGGGTGCGCCCCTCGTCGACGGCACCGTGGTCGTGGGTGGCGAGGGACGCCTGGACCTGACCACCGCACTCGACGGTCTCGGCATCTCCAGCACCACCGAGGCAGCCGAGGGCCAGAAGTACAAGGGCCTGGTCTTCGACGCCACCGGCCTCACCTCCTCGTCCGACCTGATTGCGCTGCAGGAGTTCTTCACCCCGTTGCTGCGCAGCCTCGAGTCCTGCGCGCGCGTCGTCGTGCTCGGCACCGCTCCCGAGCTGCTGGAGGGCGGCGAGCGGGTGGCCCAGCGCGCACTCGAGGGATTCACGCGCTCGCTCGGGAAGGAGATCGGCAAGGGGTCCACCGTCCAGCTCGTCTACGTGGCGCCGGGCGCCGAGCGGGCCATCGACTCCACGCTGGCCTTCCTCCTCTCCCCCAAGTCCGCCTACGTCTCCGGGCAGGTCGTCCGGATCGGCACCCAGGGCGAGAAGAAGGCCGTGGAGCTGAAGGACTGGGAACGTCCGTTGGCCGGCAAGATCGCCATCGTGACCGGCGCCAGCCGCGGCATCGGGGAGCAGATCGCCCGGGTCCTGCACCGCGACGGCGCCACCGTGCTCGGCATCGATGTCCCCCAGGCCGCCAGCGAGCTGCAGTCGGTCATGAAGGAGCTCAACGGCGACAGCCTCACCCTCGACATCACCCACGCCGACGCTCCGCAGCGCATCGCGCACCACGTCAAGGAGAACCACGGCGGCGTCGACATCGTCGTGCACAACGCCGGCATCACCCGGGACAAGAAGCTCGCGAACATGGGCGAGGACCGCTGGTCCTCCGTCATCGCTGTCAACCTGACCGCTCCCGAGCTGATCACCCGCGAGCTGCTCGCGCAGGGTGCGATCAACAAGAACGGTCGCATCATCGGCGTCGCCTCGATCGCGGGCATCGCCGGCAACGTGGGCCAGACCAACTACGCAGCGTCCAAGGCCGGAGTCATCGGCTTCGTCGACTCGCTCGCCGGCGAGCTCGAGGACGGCATCACCATCAACGCTGTGGCCCCCGGCTTCATCGTCACCGCGATGACGGCCGCGGTGCCCTTCGCCACCCGCGAGGTCGGCCAGCGTCTCAACGCGATGAGCCAGGGTGGTCTGCCGGTCGATGTCGCCGAGACGATCGCCTGGTACGCCAACCCCGCATCCACCGCGGTGAACGGCAACGTGGTCCGCGTCTGCGGCCAGATGATGCTGGGCGCCTGA
- the dxs gene encoding 1-deoxy-D-xylulose-5-phosphate synthase: protein MGYLESISTPRDLRDLSADQLTELAAEIRDLLIRTVATNTGHLGPNLGVVELTLAIHRVFDSPHDKVVFDTGHQSYVHKLVTGRAPAFGTLRKEGGLSGYPSQAESEHDLVENSHASTSLSYADGLAKAYRIRGEDRHVVAVIGDGALTGGMAWEALNNIAIAHDSRLVIVVNDNERSYTPTIGGLATALTSLRTNPRYEAILEQVKRRLNAVPGVGPAAYDALHAMKKGMKDALAPQGLFEDLGLKYVGPVDGHDRAAVEQALAHAKRFNGPVIVHAITRKGHGYDPAVRHEADQFHAPGPFDVQTGIEKPKAPIWTDHFADEIVEIGRRRDDVVAITAAMMHPVGLHRFAEEFPERTFDVGIAEQHAATSAAGLAMGGMHPVVALYATFLNRAFDQVLMDVALHKCGVTFVLDRSGVTGDDGASHNGMWDMSILQVVPGLRLAAPRDRTRLVELLNEAIEVDDAPTVVRFPKGPPPEDVPALGKAGGADVLTRTGKADVLIVAVGSMCTTAVDVAERLDAQGIGATVVDPRWVKPVDPAIVELARQHRLVVSVEDNGVVGGCGSVLSQTLGEAGVDTPCRVRGIPQEFLEHAKRTAILERIGLTPQALALSIVEDITAVTDGRALIDADRGQ from the coding sequence ATGGGCTACCTGGAGTCGATCTCGACCCCGCGTGACCTGCGTGACCTCAGCGCCGACCAGCTCACCGAGCTGGCTGCGGAGATCCGTGACCTGCTGATCCGGACCGTGGCCACCAACACCGGCCACCTCGGTCCGAACCTCGGCGTGGTGGAGCTGACCCTGGCCATCCACCGGGTCTTCGACAGTCCCCACGACAAGGTGGTCTTCGACACCGGCCACCAGTCCTACGTGCACAAGCTCGTCACCGGCCGCGCACCGGCTTTCGGCACGCTTCGCAAGGAGGGTGGCCTCAGCGGCTACCCGAGCCAGGCGGAGTCGGAGCACGACCTGGTCGAGAACTCCCACGCCTCCACCTCGCTCTCCTATGCCGACGGCTTGGCGAAGGCCTACCGGATCAGGGGCGAGGACCGCCACGTGGTCGCCGTCATCGGTGACGGGGCGCTCACCGGTGGGATGGCGTGGGAGGCGCTCAACAACATCGCGATCGCCCACGACAGCCGCCTCGTCATCGTGGTCAACGACAACGAGCGGTCCTACACGCCCACCATCGGTGGGCTGGCGACGGCGCTCACGTCCCTGCGCACGAACCCGCGCTACGAAGCGATCCTCGAGCAGGTCAAGCGACGCCTCAACGCGGTCCCCGGGGTCGGCCCCGCGGCGTACGACGCCCTGCACGCGATGAAGAAGGGGATGAAGGACGCCCTCGCGCCCCAGGGGCTCTTCGAGGACCTCGGCCTGAAGTACGTCGGCCCGGTCGACGGCCACGACCGAGCTGCCGTCGAGCAGGCACTCGCGCACGCCAAGCGGTTCAACGGTCCCGTGATCGTGCACGCGATCACCCGCAAGGGCCACGGCTACGACCCTGCGGTGCGGCACGAGGCCGACCAGTTCCACGCGCCCGGCCCCTTCGACGTGCAGACCGGCATCGAGAAGCCGAAGGCGCCCATCTGGACCGACCACTTCGCCGACGAGATCGTCGAGATCGGTCGACGCCGCGACGATGTCGTGGCGATCACCGCAGCGATGATGCACCCGGTCGGGCTGCACCGGTTCGCCGAGGAGTTCCCGGAGCGCACCTTCGACGTCGGGATCGCCGAGCAGCACGCAGCCACGTCGGCAGCTGGCCTCGCCATGGGTGGGATGCACCCCGTGGTGGCACTCTATGCCACGTTCCTCAACCGCGCCTTCGACCAGGTGCTGATGGACGTCGCCCTGCACAAGTGCGGGGTCACGTTCGTGCTCGACCGTTCCGGGGTGACCGGCGACGACGGTGCCAGCCACAACGGCATGTGGGACATGTCGATCCTGCAGGTCGTCCCGGGCCTGCGGCTGGCGGCCCCGCGCGACCGGACCCGTCTGGTCGAGCTGCTCAACGAGGCCATCGAGGTCGACGACGCACCCACGGTGGTGCGGTTCCCCAAGGGCCCGCCCCCCGAGGACGTGCCGGCGCTCGGCAAGGCCGGTGGGGCCGACGTCCTCACCCGCACGGGCAAGGCCGACGTGCTCATCGTGGCGGTCGGCTCGATGTGCACGACCGCGGTCGACGTGGCCGAACGCCTCGATGCCCAAGGAATCGGAGCGACGGTCGTCGACCCCCGCTGGGTCAAGCCCGTCGACCCCGCGATCGTCGAGCTCGCCCGCCAGCACCGCCTCGTGGTGAGCGTGGAGGACAACGGCGTGGTCGGTGGCTGCGGATCCGTGCTGTCGCAGACCCTCGGTGAGGCCGGTGTCGACACCCCGTGCCGGGTTCGAGGGATTCCCCAGGAGTTCCTCGAGCACGCCAAGCGCACGGCGATCCTCGAGCGGATCGGACTCACCCCGCAGGCGCTCGCCCTCAGCATCGTCGAGGACATCACCGCGGTCACCGATGGCAGGGCGTTGATCGATGCGGACCGGGGCCAGTAG
- a CDS encoding NUDIX domain-containing protein, protein MHQFSSVLLVDRRGWILMQERDEHPVIDPECWGYPGGHLEEGETPLEGAHREFAEETGVELAEGSVELWRKVGVHHTAYDSDDVMHLFVGATALSDADVECHEGRQIVFVDPAVAAGLPLTAATGLSLPAFLGSSDCVRLIEEAKELS, encoded by the coding sequence ATGCACCAGTTCTCGAGTGTCCTGCTCGTCGATCGTCGCGGATGGATCCTGATGCAGGAGCGCGACGAGCATCCCGTCATCGACCCCGAGTGCTGGGGCTACCCCGGTGGCCACCTCGAGGAGGGCGAGACCCCGTTGGAGGGCGCCCACCGTGAGTTCGCCGAGGAGACCGGGGTCGAGCTGGCCGAGGGCTCGGTGGAGCTGTGGAGGAAGGTCGGCGTGCACCACACGGCATACGACAGCGACGACGTGATGCACCTGTTCGTGGGCGCCACGGCGTTGTCGGATGCTGACGTCGAGTGCCACGAGGGCCGACAGATCGTCTTCGTGGACCCTGCTGTCGCCGCCGGGCTTCCGCTGACCGCGGCGACGGGGTTGTCGCTCCCCGCGTTCCTCGGTTCCAGCGACTGTGTCCGTCTCATCGAGGAAGCGAAGGAGCTGTCATGA
- a CDS encoding PAC2 family protein gives MKYVHVVDEVPGLEPGRSVPLVLALHGFLDAGNAATVAVDHLTSHGVGPVVATFDVDVFHDYRARRPVISFVRDHYEEYDAPRLVVRLMHDEVEQPYLLLSGPEPDTRWEGFAEAVREVVERFDVDLVVAMGSVPMAAPHSRPLAVTQHANRTELMLRRNPWLGEIRVPASAQALLEVRLKDHAHDMTGYVAHVPHYLAQFDHPLAALRLLEGVEESTGLSFHLDGLKVAAEAKDREIATYLEDNPEVGEIVRGLEQQYDAFARSEEAGRSLLAEDGEIPTGDEIGEQFEQFLAGLDGPDTHP, from the coding sequence GTGAAGTACGTACACGTCGTCGACGAGGTGCCCGGTCTCGAGCCGGGGCGCTCCGTGCCCCTGGTCCTGGCCCTGCACGGGTTCCTGGACGCCGGCAACGCGGCCACGGTCGCTGTCGACCACCTGACCTCGCACGGTGTCGGCCCGGTGGTGGCCACCTTCGACGTCGACGTCTTCCACGACTATCGCGCCCGCCGCCCGGTGATCTCCTTCGTGCGCGACCACTACGAGGAGTACGACGCCCCGCGCCTGGTCGTACGCCTGATGCATGACGAGGTCGAGCAGCCCTACCTGCTGCTCAGTGGGCCGGAGCCCGACACCCGTTGGGAGGGGTTCGCCGAGGCCGTCCGAGAGGTGGTCGAGCGCTTCGACGTGGACCTCGTGGTGGCGATGGGCTCGGTGCCGATGGCGGCCCCGCACTCCCGGCCGCTGGCGGTGACCCAGCACGCCAACCGCACTGAGCTGATGCTGCGCCGCAACCCGTGGCTGGGGGAGATCCGTGTGCCGGCCTCCGCGCAGGCGCTGCTCGAGGTGCGACTCAAGGACCACGCCCACGACATGACCGGCTACGTCGCGCACGTTCCCCACTACCTCGCACAGTTCGACCACCCGTTGGCTGCGCTCCGGCTCCTGGAGGGTGTCGAGGAGTCGACGGGCCTCTCGTTCCACCTCGATGGCCTGAAGGTGGCCGCGGAGGCGAAGGACCGCGAGATCGCGACGTACCTCGAGGACAACCCGGAGGTGGGCGAGATCGTCCGGGGGCTCGAGCAGCAGTACGACGCGTTCGCCCGCTCCGAGGAGGCCGGCCGCAGCCTGCTTGCCGAGGACGGCGAGATCCCCACCGGTGACGAGATCGGTGAGCAGTTCGAGCAGTTCCTGGCCGGCCTCGACGGCCCCGACACCCATCCCTGA
- a CDS encoding SMP-30/gluconolactonase/LRE family protein → MSVTVIGVPGPGAEDVVVATGGPDEGAVFTGTEDGMIFRVSHDGRRITRVAETGGRPLGIELLHDGRLLVCDAHAGLLAIDPRSGSLETLADSVDGVPFAFCNNAAVATNGDIWFSDSSLHFGVERWKDDFVQNTRTGRLLHLDTDGSLRVVLDDLAFANGVALASDESFVAVAETGARTVVRQWLSGERAGQRDFLARDLPGYPDNVARGSDGLIWVTIASPRDAFVERIQSAPMWLRRAATKVPEPLQPQVKRTVRVQAYDDSGALVHDLDLDAPDFHMVTGVREHEGRVWLGSLHEPAIAHVDL, encoded by the coding sequence ATGAGCGTCACCGTCATCGGAGTCCCCGGGCCGGGGGCGGAGGACGTGGTCGTCGCCACGGGTGGACCTGACGAGGGAGCGGTGTTCACCGGCACCGAGGACGGAATGATCTTCCGTGTCTCCCACGACGGTCGCCGCATCACGCGGGTGGCCGAGACAGGGGGGCGTCCGCTCGGGATCGAGCTGCTCCACGACGGGCGGTTGCTGGTCTGCGACGCCCATGCCGGGCTGCTCGCGATCGACCCGCGCAGCGGTTCGTTGGAGACCCTGGCCGACTCGGTCGACGGGGTCCCGTTCGCGTTCTGCAACAACGCCGCCGTCGCCACCAACGGCGACATCTGGTTCTCCGACAGCTCGTTGCACTTCGGCGTGGAGCGTTGGAAGGACGACTTCGTGCAGAACACCCGCACGGGACGACTGCTCCACCTGGACACGGACGGATCGTTGCGGGTCGTCCTCGACGACCTTGCCTTCGCCAACGGTGTTGCCCTGGCCTCCGACGAGTCGTTCGTCGCGGTCGCCGAGACCGGCGCGCGCACCGTCGTACGCCAGTGGTTGAGCGGCGAGCGGGCCGGCCAGCGTGACTTCCTGGCACGCGACCTCCCCGGCTATCCCGACAACGTCGCCCGCGGCAGTGACGGCCTGATCTGGGTCACCATCGCCTCGCCGAGGGATGCGTTCGTGGAGAGGATCCAGTCCGCGCCGATGTGGCTGCGGCGAGCGGCGACGAAGGTCCCCGAGCCGTTGCAGCCGCAGGTCAAGCGCACCGTCCGGGTGCAGGCGTACGACGACTCCGGTGCGTTGGTGCACGACCTGGACCTGGACGCGCCCGACTTCCACATGGTGACCGGGGTGCGTGAGCACGAGGGACGGGTCTGGCTCGGCAGCCTGCACGAGCCCGCGATCGCCCACGTGGATCTCTGA
- a CDS encoding DUF3105 domain-containing protein: MNAVRLLIALIVATVVVGGALLVPLAVSDDGAERPEDITAVMGAANGVDDPEFDRDSANLSGVKTYETSALVHVAEEVDYQQSPPVGGKHDPVWAECGVYDRPVREENAVHALEHGTVWITYRSDLSGDDVDTLTEALPDEGILSPYDDQEAPVVVTVWNTQLALDGADDPRLALFIDTYGHGETAPEPMASCHGGVTKYEDSGTSA; encoded by the coding sequence ATGAATGCGGTCCGGCTGCTGATCGCCCTCATCGTCGCCACGGTCGTGGTGGGTGGCGCCCTCCTGGTGCCGCTGGCGGTCAGCGACGACGGTGCCGAGAGGCCGGAGGACATCACCGCGGTGATGGGAGCAGCGAACGGCGTCGACGACCCCGAGTTCGACCGGGACTCAGCGAACCTCTCCGGGGTCAAGACGTACGAGACGTCCGCACTCGTCCATGTCGCCGAGGAGGTCGACTACCAGCAGTCGCCGCCGGTGGGTGGCAAGCACGACCCGGTCTGGGCCGAGTGTGGCGTCTACGACCGCCCGGTCCGTGAGGAGAACGCGGTGCACGCCCTCGAGCACGGCACCGTCTGGATCACCTACCGGTCCGACCTCAGCGGCGACGACGTCGACACCCTCACGGAGGCGCTGCCCGACGAGGGCATCCTGTCGCCGTACGACGACCAGGAGGCGCCGGTGGTGGTGACGGTGTGGAACACCCAGCTGGCCCTCGACGGCGCCGACGATCCGCGCCTGGCGCTGTTCATCGACACCTACGGCCACGGCGAGACCGCTCCGGAACCGATGGCCAGCTGCCACGGTGGCGTGACGAAGTACGAGGACTCGGGGACCAGCGCCTGA
- a CDS encoding MaoC/PaaZ C-terminal domain-containing protein, giving the protein MAGEVRTITGSGGGLGGILKAALPTVPGVNQLPGVKKTGRELPDLTVQRRDVPVTREGVAAYAGVCGFPQKDTAPLTYLHMVAFPLHMAIMSDSAFPFPAIGTVHLENSITQHRPVAIGETVSARARAENLRVHSKGRAYDMNVTVEADGETIWESTSTYLRIGKGDKENGERGTEFNPVSHGAARWRLPSDLGRRYAAVSGDSNPIHLHPLTAKAFGFPRHIAHGMWTKARAVAAIENRLPDTVRVEVGFKKPIFLPGTVVFGATESETGFDFAVTSPKSGAPHVLGRTTSL; this is encoded by the coding sequence ATGGCCGGCGAAGTGCGCACCATCACTGGATCCGGCGGGGGGCTCGGCGGCATCCTCAAGGCCGCCCTGCCCACCGTTCCCGGCGTCAACCAGCTGCCCGGGGTGAAGAAGACCGGGCGCGAGCTGCCCGACCTCACCGTCCAGCGCCGTGACGTGCCCGTCACCCGCGAGGGCGTCGCGGCGTACGCCGGGGTGTGCGGGTTCCCGCAGAAGGACACCGCGCCACTCACCTACCTGCACATGGTGGCCTTCCCCCTGCACATGGCGATCATGTCGGACTCCGCGTTCCCGTTCCCGGCCATCGGCACGGTGCACCTGGAGAACAGCATCACCCAGCACCGTCCCGTGGCCATCGGCGAGACCGTGTCCGCGCGGGCGCGCGCCGAGAACCTCCGGGTGCACAGCAAGGGCCGCGCCTACGACATGAACGTCACCGTCGAGGCCGACGGCGAGACGATCTGGGAGAGCACCTCGACCTACCTGCGCATCGGGAAGGGCGACAAGGAGAACGGCGAGCGCGGCACGGAGTTCAACCCCGTGTCCCACGGGGCGGCCCGCTGGCGACTTCCCTCAGACCTGGGCCGGCGCTATGCCGCGGTCTCGGGCGACAGCAACCCGATCCACCTTCACCCGTTGACCGCCAAGGCATTCGGCTTCCCCCGGCACATCGCGCACGGCATGTGGACCAAGGCCCGTGCGGTCGCTGCGATCGAGAACCGCCTGCCCGATACCGTCCGGGTGGAGGTCGGTTTCAAGAAGCCGATCTTCCTGCCCGGCACGGTGGTCTTCGGCGCCACGGAGTCGGAGACCGGGTTCGACTTCGCAGTCACCAGCCCGAAGTCGGGCGCACCCCACGTCCTGGGACGCACCACGTCCCTGTGA
- a CDS encoding acyl-CoA thioesterase II, translated as MPKSAEELVELLDIETIDTNLFRGRQPDTKLQRVFGGQVAAQALIAADRTAGDEFRAHSLHSYFLRPGDTAVPIVYDVENLRDGRSFATRRVIARQHGRPIYLMSVNFQVDEVGLEHHDAMPEVAGPEQAISMSELFGRPAEGGLGEWEREWSALDVRYLGNSRTGGVAEDPGRPARAQLWVRVAGELPDDSLGQQAAFTYASDMTLIGAALVPHDRSIASPGMQVASLDHTIWFHKPFRADDWWLYDQSSPSASGGRGLVLARVFSQSGDLVATVAQEGLIRQRS; from the coding sequence GTGCCCAAGTCTGCGGAAGAGCTCGTCGAGCTCCTCGACATCGAGACCATCGACACCAACTTGTTCCGGGGGCGTCAGCCCGACACCAAGCTGCAGCGGGTGTTCGGTGGCCAGGTGGCCGCCCAGGCCCTGATCGCTGCCGATCGCACTGCGGGCGACGAGTTCAGGGCGCACTCGTTGCACTCCTACTTCCTGCGTCCCGGGGACACCGCCGTCCCGATCGTCTACGACGTGGAGAACCTGCGCGACGGTCGTTCGTTCGCCACGCGCCGGGTGATCGCTCGCCAGCACGGCCGTCCGATCTACCTGATGTCGGTCAACTTCCAGGTGGACGAGGTCGGCCTCGAGCACCACGACGCGATGCCGGAGGTGGCCGGCCCGGAGCAGGCGATCTCCATGTCCGAGCTGTTCGGTCGGCCAGCAGAGGGCGGACTGGGGGAGTGGGAGCGTGAGTGGTCCGCCCTTGACGTGCGTTACCTCGGCAACTCGAGGACGGGCGGTGTGGCGGAGGATCCCGGTCGTCCCGCCCGGGCCCAGCTGTGGGTCAGGGTGGCCGGGGAGCTGCCGGACGACTCCCTCGGCCAGCAGGCTGCCTTCACCTATGCGAGTGACATGACCCTGATCGGTGCGGCGCTGGTGCCGCACGACCGGAGCATCGCGTCACCGGGCATGCAGGTGGCCTCGCTCGACCACACGATCTGGTTCCACAAGCCTTTCCGGGCGGACGACTGGTGGCTCTACGACCAGAGCTCTCCGTCCGCGTCCGGGGGGCGTGGGTTGGTGCTGGCCAGGGTGTTCTCCCAGTCCGGGGACCTGGTGGCCACGGTGGCCCAGGAGGGCCTGATCCGCCAGCGCTCATAG
- a CDS encoding thiamine-binding protein — translation MIVAFSISPTASDETGSVSAAVAAAVRVVRDSGLPHETNSMFTTIEGDWDEVMGVVKAAVEVVSEVSPRVGLVLKADIRPGFDGQITAKVERLEQALEGLR, via the coding sequence ATGATCGTGGCCTTCAGCATCTCTCCCACCGCCAGTGACGAGACCGGTTCCGTGTCGGCGGCTGTTGCCGCCGCCGTACGCGTCGTGCGCGACTCCGGCCTGCCGCACGAGACCAACTCCATGTTCACCACCATCGAGGGCGACTGGGACGAAGTCATGGGGGTAGTCAAGGCTGCGGTCGAGGTGGTGAGCGAGGTCTCGCCCCGCGTGGGGCTGGTCCTCAAGGCCGACATCCGGCCCGGGTTCGACGGACAGATCACGGCCAAGGTCGAGCGACTCGAGCAGGCCCTGGAAGGGCTTCGATGA
- a CDS encoding peptidoglycan DD-metalloendopeptidase family protein: MHVRHTATSVALGTVLLSCLTLAPAQSAARRSAPAADYEMPFPCGQTWTGSTRANHSPSSKAIDWNRADDMGAPVVASAPGVVTTANKVSTGGYGKSVVIDHGNGEDSLYAHLSVVSVSVGQRVDQGMQIGNVGSSGNSTGAHLHFEERKSRTVVFPYLHGTSFVFGSSPKSQNCVDVPLAEDWTGDGIAEPTVFRRATLAKFRIMRPDKPVLVKRLGTATDQPVVGDWDGRGGANPGVYTAATTTFSLKFKGEVTSFVFGTPPDQPVAGDWDGNGRWEVGLWRARKGKFILRSAAGAKTKISLGGKDDLPVTGDWDGDGRTDVGVFDQATARFTLRKVDDEGTVWLGTITYGQPGDLPVTGDWDGNGRTDLGVWSPATAKFAMRRATEPTAARALSISTVKFGRRR, from the coding sequence ATGCATGTGCGACACACCGCCACGTCCGTGGCGCTCGGGACAGTCCTGCTGAGCTGTCTCACCCTGGCCCCGGCCCAGTCCGCGGCCCGCCGGAGCGCGCCCGCCGCTGACTACGAGATGCCGTTCCCGTGCGGCCAGACCTGGACCGGGAGCACCCGGGCCAACCACAGCCCCAGCAGCAAGGCGATCGACTGGAACCGCGCCGACGACATGGGTGCGCCCGTGGTGGCCAGTGCTCCCGGTGTGGTGACCACCGCGAACAAGGTCTCCACCGGTGGCTACGGCAAGTCGGTCGTCATCGACCACGGGAACGGTGAGGACTCGCTCTATGCCCACCTCAGCGTGGTCTCCGTCTCGGTCGGCCAGCGGGTCGACCAGGGCATGCAGATCGGCAACGTCGGCTCCAGCGGCAACTCCACGGGCGCCCACCTGCACTTCGAGGAACGCAAGTCGCGCACGGTGGTGTTTCCCTACCTGCACGGCACGAGCTTCGTCTTCGGAAGCTCGCCGAAGTCCCAGAACTGCGTGGACGTCCCGCTCGCCGAGGACTGGACGGGCGACGGGATCGCCGAGCCCACGGTCTTCCGCCGGGCCACCCTGGCCAAGTTCCGGATCATGCGTCCCGACAAGCCGGTCCTGGTCAAGCGACTCGGAACCGCCACGGACCAACCGGTGGTGGGGGACTGGGACGGCAGGGGTGGGGCCAACCCCGGCGTGTACACGGCGGCCACGACCACCTTCTCGCTCAAGTTCAAGGGTGAGGTGACCAGCTTCGTCTTCGGCACGCCACCCGACCAGCCCGTCGCAGGGGACTGGGACGGCAACGGCAGGTGGGAGGTCGGCCTCTGGCGGGCGCGCAAGGGCAAGTTCATCCTCCGGTCGGCCGCGGGGGCGAAGACCAAGATCAGCCTGGGTGGCAAGGACGACCTGCCGGTGACGGGTGACTGGGACGGCGACGGACGCACCGACGTCGGAGTCTTCGACCAAGCCACGGCCAGGTTCACGTTGCGCAAGGTCGACGACGAGGGCACGGTCTGGCTGGGCACCATCACCTACGGCCAGCCCGGCGACCTGCCGGTGACGGGTGACTGGGACGGCAACGGGCGCACGGACCTGGGTGTCTGGTCCCCGGCGACGGCGAAGTTCGCCATGCGCAGGGCGACCGAGCCGACCGCCGCGCGTGCGCTCTCGATCTCAACGGTCAAGTTCGGTCGTCGGCGCTGA
- a CDS encoding L,D-transpeptidase family protein — MKFLAPFFTLAVVLGLVALVPSPATASTQPSSARATNASRVVAGTGTARLQKQLNSLGCNAGPVDGVAGSWTKSAVIRFQSRHGLAQTGTAGRVTKRRLYADSARRCDSRPVPARSGAGRRIVISQAQNWVWLVDARGRTVAQGGMVDNPGELSRGSYATGSYCGRAARVRLNRSGSVWLDNFIRFAPCGFGFHQVPRSMATGNQIHPNWFLGTNFAQSHGCIRLSRAMSLRLWDFTASARTTVRVV, encoded by the coding sequence ATGAAGTTCCTCGCCCCGTTCTTCACGCTCGCCGTCGTCCTCGGACTGGTCGCGCTCGTGCCGTCACCGGCGACCGCCTCGACGCAACCGTCCAGCGCTCGTGCCACGAACGCTTCCCGCGTCGTGGCCGGCACCGGCACCGCTCGCCTGCAGAAGCAGCTCAACTCCTTGGGTTGCAACGCCGGCCCCGTCGACGGAGTCGCCGGCAGCTGGACCAAGTCAGCGGTGATCCGGTTCCAGTCACGCCACGGCCTGGCCCAGACCGGGACCGCGGGCCGGGTCACCAAGCGGCGGCTGTACGCCGACAGCGCCCGACGCTGCGACTCCCGTCCCGTGCCCGCCCGGTCCGGTGCCGGACGGCGCATCGTGATCAGCCAGGCACAGAACTGGGTGTGGTTGGTCGACGCCCGAGGCCGGACCGTGGCCCAGGGCGGCATGGTCGACAATCCCGGAGAGCTGAGTCGCGGCAGCTACGCCACCGGTTCCTACTGCGGCCGCGCTGCCCGGGTCAGGCTGAACCGCAGCGGATCTGTCTGGTTGGACAACTTCATCCGGTTCGCGCCCTGTGGCTTCGGCTTCCACCAGGTCCCCCGTTCGATGGCCACCGGCAACCAGATCCACCCCAACTGGTTCCTGGGCACCAACTTCGCCCAGTCACACGGCTGCATCCGGCTCAGCCGGGCGATGTCACTCAGGCTCTGGGACTTCACCGCGTCAGCACGCACCACGGTGCGCGTCGTCTGA